Sequence from the Papilio machaon chromosome 26, ilPapMach1.1, whole genome shotgun sequence genome:
AAAGCAGACGACAGAGCAGATCCGACTCCATTGCCAACTTCTCCGTTCAGCACCTCTTCTGCTGCCGCCACGCAGTCAGGTGGCGGTGGTACCCTTctactaaacaaataaatacgacaatttgttttaaaccgaaacaaatataacttacattaatatattgGATTACGTCCGGAGAAACAATTTGGAAGGAATTACAAAGGGGTATGCGGAGCTGAATATTGGCCAGACCGCGCCCTTTTCTGTGATTCGCCCCTGACCCGGGAGGCGAAACATGATAGGTGGTGTCGGGGCAAAGTaacctatttttttactaaaaaaaaaaaagtgttttaattgaatagCTTACGCTAACGGTGCTTTGGTCGGTGTAGAGATAGAGGCACGACCCCACATCAATCTCCGCAACTCTTCGCCGCTGATGCCTCGTTTTCTCAACTCTGCGATCGTAACTTTGCCAACGCgctaaaaaaaagaatacattGTAACCAAAATTCAATTCAGTTAcatcaaaacaaacaaaaaacaccGGTACAAAAAGGATGACACTATGTTTTAGATATGGTACCCACCTTCCAATTAGCAAGAGCTCCCTTTCTCTGCTTAGCACGGGTCTTGGCTTTACTCTTGATGACCATTACTGCGCGCTGCTCGTATCGCGGGTCGTCTGACGGGCCCAGACCTATAGAGTACTCTTGCAAGTAACGGTGAGCATCTTCTTGCGCCACGGATTGTTCCAGCGCCACAACTATCTTTGCCCACTTGGAATATATAAATGGTAATTAGTGAAATAGCACTCTTGACTTTAAAGAAAGGGGTGTTgctagataaaaataatcgatCTATGATCTACATTAAGCGTAATCTTAATACAccttttaaatctatttagtTGGGCACAAGATCAAGAGCAATCTTTTGCTCGTAGCAGTTTGCCTATAATTAAGGGCTTGGATTAGAATCCGGTAATTGCCACTCACTCTCACTTTCGTAGATgtgttttgtctttttctctttatttataCTTCCAACATATCCTTTGTTATCTAAAAACCGTTTTCACCTGCTTAACCCACTCCTTCTCGGACTGTTCGATGACGTGTGCGTAAGTGTTACCCATCATGGCGATGAGCATATTCAGCAACAGGATAGGTACGAACACCATGAACAGCGCGAAAACCGCCTTTGCCAAATTCGGGTATATTGTCATGCCCAGGTCTGTGTACtgtaaattaatgttattaatattgagttttatatttacaacgaGTATGTATATCAACACTAAGAGATTGATTAATTCACTACAAAACTCATTTAACTCACACTATAATCGCCAAGAGTTATTTGGAACAGCGCCATCCATGTGCTTGGGAAACTGGAGAATAAAGTTGACTGGACATTCGGGAAACCTgcataattaaagtaatttgctAACAATAGGTAATTAATCGGACCAAAAGGCAATTTTACATTAGCTAGTCTGTAGGgcaaaattaaagtataatgTATACCTTTGTAGAGAAAGTAGAAGGACTGCGAGAAGCCGAAGAGCACGATGCTGTAGATGATGCCAAATGTAAACATGTCGCCTGTTATCATGCTGTAGATCATCGTCACGAACGGACCTGTCAGCTTCACCGCACTACGAGAGACAGATTGAAAAATTTCTTCAATGTAGGAAGTAAAGTGCAAATGTCAAACTTTTCTAGATCAATTCAACTGATTCACCACTGTATAAGTGGAGTGGAAACAGTAGTTGTAATTTCTAACCCGGCAAAGAACATAAGTAGAAACCAGGATCCGGGCAGGACGAAGATGAGTATAGCCTCTTCCACCATCATCTGACGAGATAGTCGCGCAGGTATGCACGCTAGGAGCAGCAAATTGGACGCCAGAAATATAAACTTGGCAGGCTCGTGGatctagtatttaaaatatgtgtaaaattgtattagtaTGCGTCATAAgatatttactttgaaacGTTTAGTTAAAGAAACATAAAGAAgtctagggttgccaggtcgccaaacctactagccggacagaccagccagtttggccgaaTATTTGgatagaaaggtcggacactctataatatttagaattatgtctcagtattaataggttaACACTCTcgtttgaaatataaaaagcctaacaaaagccggaaaaccgtttattttggccggacacgtaatcaaaaagcctatctatgtccggctttatccggacgcctggcaaagCTAAAGAAGTCTGTAATTAGTTTCCAAGGACACATAACTGCGACGagacaaaaattaaaccattttATGATGCACAATAGCTACAGAAAGCtagctttaattttttgataggTTGTATATCTTATATACAACATAGTCTTATTGGAAAGTGGATTTCTttctacttttaaaacataaacttaCCAATTGTTTGAAATATGCAACCAAACCTTGGTTCTTGATTTCATCGCCTTGCTGCAGTATTATATAGCACAATGTACTGAGTATGGTGCCCAGTTCGCTGGCCAGTCGTATACCGCCTCTAGCGTCCGTCACCTCCAACCCCCAATTTGGGTTAGCATCTGCCTCAATACTGCTGTGTCTCAAGTATACAGATACAGAAAGAAGTAGAAGATGCAACATGAAGATCATCAGACGCTTCAGAAACTTTtgctgaaaataattttaaataattaagcatcttgaaatgtttataatttactacaactttttaattttgaataattactCTAGCAAACGTCTTCCATTTCTCTTCGAGTAGCCTTTGAATTATGCCACCATCCAACATGTTCAAATGCTCTTGTTTGGTGccgtttaaaattataaataatgccGAGTTCCAATCTAGAAATAAAGTACGACTTTGATTTATAGGTATTTAAATCGGCCTAAATAGAGAACTGAAAACATATAAGTTCATATATACTTGTCTTTCCATCAGGCAGTAAAGTGTCTAATGCGTTAAGGGGGTAAGCAGAGCAAGTAATGTTGGAATATCTCCAGAACTCTCTGGCTGATAGCTCCAACATCTCTCGGAAGACAGAGGCGCGGCCCAACTGACATGCCAAGGTTAACGGTGTGAAACCCGCGTGGTTGACGCGGCCGTTACTAGCCGGGACTTTTGGATGACGTAGCGCGTACCCGAACATGTCCTGTAAgaggaaaacatttttttatacaccGATACTGTATGATTTATTTCTCTtactgtttaaaattaattttatgacatgCCATATTCGTACATCTCACGTCCTACGTGTATTTCTTTCACCACATACCAGTTTATCACAAACGACCACCATATGTAATATCATATTTCCAAAAGAGTCCTGTGAGTCGGGATCAGCTCCGGAGTCCAGGAGTAGATTGTACACGGCCTCGTTGGCGCAGCAAGCGGCCCACGCGAGCGGATACTCGCCGAGGTAAGCCAAGCCTTCGTAATTCGAGTGGCGAGACGGGGGGACGCGCTGTTGGTCACGTGGCAAAAAGAAGCTACCTATGAAGCAAAAGTTTTTATAGTGTTAACTTTTTACTATAGTGAACTTGCCGAGTGAAAGATGTCAAGTGACCAACGCTTCTCACTTGCATATGTAATATCTCCCTTTCCCCCATAGCGTCTTCTTCTTGATcctttaattgttaaaatgaatattcTATATGTATGAAAAAACTAAACTCACCAATAGCTCGTTGGCTGACATCAGCGCCTGCCTCCACTAAGTCTTGTACGAGTTCGTTGTTGCTGTACGCTATTGCTAAATGCAGAGCGCTGGCGCCTGCAGAATACactcaaaaacatatttagatTACATTTTGAGTAAACAGaataataagattaattttaattttaaagtcatATTAAGATGTTAATTTACCCAAATACTCTTCGCCCTCTACGACATCTAATGACAGTTTCGGAAAACATTTGACTAGAGTCCTCGCTAGTCGCGTGTGGATCTGAAATCATAGTTTACTACAATAACTGCAACACTTTGTTAAGGAGACCTATAGTGTtgattaattaagtaaattatacaCTAAACGAACAGAATTACGACTGACCTTTGTATCacagataattaataaatgcagCAGTGATTCGCCGAGGGCGCCGCGGTAGCTCATCTGCCAGCAAGCCATGTGGTCCTCCCACTTGGCGAGTGGGTCATACGGAGACAAAGACGCTTCTATCGGTAATACTacctacaaaaaatataaatagttacaAATGAATCAGCTATTGGAATAAAACAGAAACCACACAAAGATGTCTCCTGCTGCTTAGATCTGATCTCAACTAAGTAGTTCAATTACCAATTAAGGAATAGTTTAGTGTACTGTGAGACTGAATATACGTAACTCACCTGTTCTTGATCCCTGAACTTCCAGCGTAAGTATTCAGCTCTATTTATTACCCGGCCTCGACCGCCTGCGTACATGTAGGCTGAGAATTCTTCACGTATCAGTCTCTCTGCAGCTATCATACCACCTTTCGTGTACGTTTCTAGCAGTAGACCACCTAAAAACATGAATGatgaaaatgaagaaaaacttttctgtttttacataattgtCTGAACATTCTTACTAATTACGCTCAACAcgaattattgtatattaattgCAAGTATAAATTGATCGGACTATACTGGACAAATAACTGAGTGATGTTACACCTATCACTGACGAATATATTatccataaaataaattatatttaccttTCTTATAATCAGCAAGTTTATAAAGTACAGTGTGTTCTTCTGTGCTAGGTTGAGATATAACTCGATCGAGCACCGAGCTCATTGCTTGGACATCTCCCGGTGAAAATAGCTTGATTAATGCAGTACCCATTTTGCTATTTTGTAAGTAACACCGCTATGGATATATGTGCTAATTAAAGTATTGGTTTAAGCTGAAATCTTTTGCGTAATAGATTGCCATACAATAATCTAGGAATCtttcaacaaaaatgtttgcaaaaacacataaaaatttatttgtcctaataacattattacttACATGTTGTTTATGCCTTAATTGTTCATTTTAACAAGATCTTGAATCAAAATTGTGACAATTTGAATACCTTTTATACAGAAGTCCTTGATAAAGGGCATTAGGCAGAAAAATATAAGTGAAATCTTTCTCATTTCTAATACGTTAACTTTtacttgatttaaataaaacaaaagatgtatgcaatagattttaattgtaaatcaCCAGGTTGCTTAAGTAATAAACAAGTGGGTAACCATGGTAACGATTTAAGTTGTTATTTAGGGggagattttaaaaatgctaatatattaaaatatttattggcgCCTAAGCCTTCGTAGCAAATATTCATAATAGATTCTGTACATCACGAGCCAAACAACGTTATAATTATAAGCCTGAAAGTACCTGAGTCACTTCTATTGGAACCAAAATAGACtgctttattttacattaataatattaaatatcaagtTCAAGTTACCTAAAGAAGTGAAATATgcttttacaatataaaacgaTGGAGGTGTCAGTCGTCTTATCTCGAGGTAAGGTGTGAAAAGGAAACGTgtaattaataactatttttataaatgaacactaattaaaaaaatagtgtatATCCTAGAAACGCTTGCGTTTTAGTTGCACCTATGGTAATGTTTTCCTCGCGAGTGTTAAAAATGGACATAAATTCTATGATCGTATTTCTTTCATCATTGAATTGAATCTTAAAGCAATTTCTTTAAAGTACACAAAATGTACTGTTTAGCTTTTTCAACAATTTAACAGGTATAACAGGCGCTAACCGCTAACCTCTAACTGATTGTTTGAATGAAATAGCTATACAAAATGAAGGAGATAGGCTATAAACTGTCAATCGGCTTCGATTGTGCGTTTATCCCTCTCCTTCTCTTTACAGCTGACACTAACAACGTCAAAATGAAAGACACCATTTTGTGTAGTCGTTTGTTATTGTTGCGTTGATTGTGAGACGCTGTTGTTTCGATTAGGATTTGAATCAATTTTCGTCGCTTAATGCTAGTTTGTGTATGATTTCGCTTCAAGAAAGATGGCAATTCGGTGATTATAAAAGGTAAATCCATGtgaataataacatttattacaaattccATCCTATATGATGCGCTGTGTCGCGCATTCGTGCTTGTCAATGTCAATAGCTAATGACATTATAAAGGTGCGTTCGAAAGACAAAAATGACATCCCGGCCGTTTTAAACGAAAAACGATTGTactattattttgtgttttaaggAAAGTGTTAAGATTTCAATTaaggatttataaaaaagttatttttaaatgttaacttgtaaatatatttttgttatgggAGAAAATATCGTTGtattgtttcatttcatttttatttcaattatttttagctGCTCAAACTATGTTGTTCCTCTAAAATTTACTTGAAATGGAgcttaaaaaatcaaatgtaaagagtgatataaaatttttgctCTATTATGGATTGgcataatattatatgtacaGGATAGAAAATTAGATCAAAGATGGCGGTTCTGGAGGAATTTAAAATGCAGCTGGTGAAGGATCTTGCTAGATACATGATTGAGAAAAATGAACCTAGAGATCAGATGTGGAAACGATTAAAAATTGAGTATGGCTGGGATTGTAAATTGATGTGGTAAGTTTGTGCAGAGATTGATGTGGTTAATGGTAACTTACGGCTTGTACGAGATTAGTTCATCGTGTATTTTATGCCTACCTTCATTTTCGGATTAATATTGAAGTATAATACGAGTAATGTATACAGATACGTGTGTTAGGTTAgatatatattgaaatatatcgCTAATGTCGTTGAGCTAATCTAAATAAGTTCGAATCTGAGAGCTGtcttgtaacaatattaaaatgtatttgtaaatcATGATTGTAACcgcttgtataaatataaaagtgatTTTAGGGAACGTATCAGgtcgttgactatgaagaaaCTGTCCAAGATGTTGGCCGCCGAGGATCGAACAGATTCCATTCCGAGTATAGCTCGAATGACGCCCAACGATTGGCTTGTTTTTGACAAAATACTCGTTCACGAAAATATCGACGTTATCGGAGAggtattattgaaaatatttaccttaCTAGCTTGATACGCTTAAAAATTGTGACAAAGTTACAACTATTGCAAATAACTGTATGGTATGCCTTACTGCAGGACTTAATACTAAGTGGACAGCCTGAATCAAAGGTTCTTTGGGAATTATTTATTCTTGTAAGTAGTTATCACATAGAAACGCTGCCACCAGGAGACGTCGCGAAAGGGtggtataatttaacaaagataTACAATACCAGGTTAGTGCATGTCTTATGAAAATTGAAGTTTAAGGCGATGctgaatttgatttaaaatgatgCTTTATAGCGATGATGAGAGGTCCCTAGCTTACATCGGTCAATTTTCATCCTTTATTGCAACTTTATTTCTCTGTCATGTGtatcgtaaatatttttgagaatTACGGCCTTAAATTATTgtgcaaaataattaatttgctaAAACTAATTACAACTGTTGTTTTCTTTCCGGTATACAGATATACCGTATAATATTCTGTTTAAACCCTTTGTTAATTAAGCCCCCcttcatattatttacgaCAAATTAGTTTAGATTACTTcgctaataaataaatacgtttCAGTGGTCGCTATTGCTCCGCCATGTTACTACAACTTCGTTGGTACCAATTAAAAGTGCTGGTTAGAACAAATTTTCACAGTTTTTGGTCAATATATCAAGGACACGGCAATTATATGAAACAAGTACCCAGAGCATCGAAATTACAAAAACTGATAGCCAGCAGGTATGTGAGCTTTAcatcagggatccccaaactattttggacaagtgaccccttttcgAAAATGAACCTCAAACCCCcgtggccaaattacctacttttaagattagttattattattttttttcattttgagttaggtcaatagaagaataTATAGTGaaaattagcaatgctttaagttagATATCGACCCCTGTGTAAAGCAGGGACTACTAACTTTAGCACCATATCTACCTGCACCTCCAATAATACTATTTCTGTAAACTTAACTGTGTGTTTTGAAATTAGGGTCTCATAGCTCATGCCTCTtactagtatttaaaaattacctgATACCGTgtattttgttcatattttaaataaactatgttGTTTTAGATACGGTAAAATCCTAACCGAACCATTTCTACCTtggaaagttttaataataaaaaaagtggtTGTTCAAGTCAGtgattttgtaagtttttgacATAGAATATGTTCATGTTTTATACGTAGTAAATATACGTTTTAATGGAATGATTAAATAAGTTTACTAACATTTACAGGAAAACTTCAGCTTATTGGATCAATCCAAAACTTCTAGTAAGTACAAATAAGTTTGTCGctaaaatagttttctttcagctgtatgtatttaattttatattgcagatgatgatgaagatataattgaaataaaaccgTCAATTGAAACCATAGATCTGAATACAGATTCTGAAAGTGATGatgaatcaaatataaaaaaatcccaaGTAACAAACACTcaagaaaaacaatatataagtGGAATTAATGATATCAGCCAGCTAGCAGTAGAAAAATCTTCTGTCAATGATCTGAATTATCAAGAAGATAAAGATACGCTTAAGTCGACATCAAGTACAGTTCttcctaaaattataaacgtaGAAGGAAACTTTAACGCTAAAAAATCTCAATTCTCAGTCGATTTAACTGAACAGCATCATGATGTAATCCGAaaagatgttataaaatacgTTGATGAACGAAAAACagtagaaaaaattaaattcactgATGACAAATTGctacaatgtaaaaatatagaatctGGTAATCAAGTAACAGAGAATGGTAAGCCGTAGTTTTTTCTCTCGTGTGATATAGTTTCATTTCCTGTATTCGTATGattttggttttaatatttcttgtcTATTGGGTTACAAAAGAGgctaaatagtatttttttttcaggtgtACAAATCACTATTGTGGAACACGTTAACAATTGCGTAGAAGAAAATGATTCCGCACAATCTATAGATCCTAAACTTTTAATGATTCCCTTATCTTATACAAAGAAGTTAGATCATAtgagtgtttttaaaaatattaattatttaaaaattaaaggcaaGCACATTATAAAATGTGTTGAGAATGAAAGTAAAccaataataatgataaaatctataaaaaaaggaaGGATAAAAGAAGCAGTCACTTCTAACTATCCAAAAAAATGTCCTATTCCTCAAATTAATAACACTAGAAATATgcgtcaaaatttaaaaaagcgtACGTATAGTTTGAaacagttacaaaaaaatcctgACTTCAatgcacaattaaaaaatttacatataaacttttttttaaatgaacggAATAGGcgattactttttaattgtaaaccTGTCACTATAGATCTAGATAGATTAAATGAACCTAAACTCCATATCAATAAttctaattttgaaaatacaaGCTCCATAATTAAACAAGAGAACGAAAGATACGAGTGTGAAAATACAATATCGCATGTATCATCTACAGACAATGTTCTTTACAAAAGTCTTGAGGACGTTAAAGAATTTCTAcccattcaaaataaaatagacaaatCTGAAACTTCCTTGAATAGTACTGGAATTGATGGAAGCGGTAAAAACTTTCTAGCGATAGAAGTAAGCCCTCTTTTTTCCAATAATTCCACTACTACTCCTCCGGTAAAATTAGTCAGATTTGATACAGATAGTCCCAATCAAGTAAACACTAAGACATCGCCTACGAAGCAAATCGACGTTGTACAAACACGTCATCAGATAATACATTTAGTAAAGACTGTCACGTCGAAGAGAATATTGTAAACGTTAAAGAATTAGTACCGCAATAAAATGAACCTGAAACATTGagactaatattattaacaatagtTACAAAGATCTTTATCAAAATACTCTTTCAATACAAACTAGCCAGCTTAATTTTAACTTCGGCTTTTTAAATCCAATCCACTGGTAAAGATAATGCAATGTCCTATTCAATATAGTCCTAacatttgaatataatatttaaacaaagcaAATTAGGGAgtgacgtaaaaataaaaaatttactggactcaaagaaattcaatagaTTGCCAAAAAGAAATTCATGACTTGCTCAAAAGACAGGAGACttctttattaagtaaaaaaaatcaaatagtgCAATTACTGAAAGATTGACAAGAAAACTCAAACAAGAAGACCcgactatttttaattatctaaaaaCACCCTGAAggaagttat
This genomic interval carries:
- the LOC106718644 gene encoding uncharacterized protein LOC106718644: MAVLEEFKMQLVKDLARYMIEKNEPRDQMWKRLKIEYGWDCKLMWERIRSLTMKKLSKMLAAEDRTDSIPSIARMTPNDWLVFDKILVHENIDVIGEDLILSGQPESKVLWELFILVSSYHIETLPPGDVAKGWYNLTKIYNTSGRYCSAMLLQLRWYQLKVLVRTNFHSFWSIYQGHGNYMKQVPRASKLQKLIASRYGKILTEPFLPWKVLIIKKVVVQENFSLLDQSKTSNDDEDIIEIKPSIETIDLNTDSESDDESNIKKSQVTNTQEKQYISGINDISQLAVEKSSVNDLNYQEDKDTLKSTSSTVLPKIINVEGNFNAKKSQFSVDLTEQHHDVIRKDVIKYVDERKTVEKIKFTDDKLLQCKNIESGNQVTENGVQITIVEHVNNCVEENDSAQSIDPKLLMIPLSYTKKLDHMSVFKNINYLKIKGKHIIKCVENESKPIIMIKSIKKGRIKEAVTSNYPKKCPIPQINNTRNMRQNLKKRTYSLKQLQKNPDFNAQLKNLHINFFLNERNRRLLFNCKPVTIDLDRLNEPKLHINNSNFENTSSIIKQENERYECENTISHVSSTDNVLYKSLEDVKEFLPIQNKIDKSETSLNSTGIDGSGKNFLAIEVSPLFSNNSTTTPPVKLVRFDTDSPNQVNTKTSPTKQIDVVQTRHQIIHLVKTVTSKRIL
- the LOC106718706 gene encoding uncharacterized protein LOC106718706; protein product: MGTALIKLFSPGDVQAMSSVLDRVISQPSTEEHTVLYKLADYKKGGLLLETYTKGGMIAAERLIREEFSAYMYAGGRGRVINRAEYLRWKFRDQEQVVLPIEASLSPYDPLAKWEDHMACWQMSYRGALGESLLHLLIICDTKIHTRLARTLVKCFPKLSLDVVEGEEYLGASALHLAIAYSNNELVQDLVEAGADVSQRAIGSFFLPRDQQRVPPSRHSNYEGLAYLGEYPLAWAACCANEAVYNLLLDSGADPDSQDSFGNMILHMVVVCDKLDMFGYALRHPKVPASNGRVNHAGFTPLTLACQLGRASVFREMLELSAREFWRYSNITCSAYPLNALDTLLPDGKTNWNSALFIILNGTKQEHLNMLDGGIIQRLLEEKWKTFARQKFLKRLMIFMLHLLLLSVSVYLRHSSIEADANPNWGLEVTDARGGIRLASELGTILSTLCYIILQQGDEIKNQGLVAYFKQLIHEPAKFIFLASNLLLLACIPARLSRQMMVEEAILIFVLPGSWFLLMFFAGAVKLTGPFVTMIYSMITGDMFTFGIIYSIVLFGFSQSFYFLYKGFPNVQSTLFSSFPSTWMALFQITLGDYSYTDLGMTIYPNLAKAVFALFMVFVPILLLNMLIAMMGNTYAHVIEQSEKEWVKQWAKIVVALEQSVAQEDAHRYLQEYSIGLGPSDDPRYEQRAVMVIKSKAKTRAKQRKGALANWKRVGKVTIAELRKRGISGEELRRLMWGRASISTPTKAPLARRVPPPPDCVAAAEEVLNGEVGNGVGSALSSALNVMAFTHELDLNANGQDQSQTQATPDLLVNGKTSNVIPSQVQSTPNQLTVPSNIDPNVSLTLPATKSDLEMKTNTTGAMGVNVHVPTDMLPGLSAQGLSSQIQSIPVIQPVTEEVFRDYLLELVLLAEKTDPSDRQLKSLAEQAADLENVPVIDINTSTAAKSTRKMVAGAVSGLFGVAADAPAPDAGWRRERQEQSDSDPISESVLLGRASRARRARSASRRAAPPPPHLYVPARSMYLVASESSAVEDEAPWEDQPSSGNTSAMGASREESARMRAARPLCIQHATGQAQVEHSLFVTGAGSGAEVESAAPPSTAQKNEKRTRPKTARPRRNRVSPVPEASSPLQHWATAPLNKLSRFIHSGGSFTSLTSHTSNDSSTKY